cacagtctctcccactctcatactctctccagattagtgttgtcacggtaccaaaattgggacccacggtacgataccagtgaaaatatcacggttctgagtagtatcacgataccacagcaaaaatgaggcagatgtgccttttgtcatttataaaaagataaatcacttttctataatacatcaatgatatttcaatggaataaattacttattgacttattcatacttcaaaaacggCATCAATAactgattaacataggggggactgaaataaaataaataaataaaataaaaatcaaccagccaccctcctcccctgacaagtaaagaacagtccctccataagtaaagaacagtccctaaagtgcagtgaggtttgtgggccgttacctgccacagagagagaaatgtgaatggctcgtttctcctctgacacgcctcatacctgtgtgccgccacggctcggctgttcaggtatttctgggcagtcatgacgccaatttattcacctggagccgggcttcttggtcaccggtaagccattatcttgTGCCGTGGAGCACTGGCTGTTATTGGCCAGTGCATGGACACTCATCCTCCtttgattggactttgaacttatcccacagtagtggcaCCATGTCATGTACCGTGGTGTTTAAGTAGCAGCCTACtgcggtctaccgttggtaccagtataccgtgcaacactactccacacacatccacacacaatctctccctctctcatactctctccacacacacacacacacacacacacacacacacaaagacacgcaTTTCTTCcctgacattttttgttgtgCGATATCACCACCGCACTGCAGTCCTGCATTCCCCCCGAACTCCACACCCTCTCACCTGCCCGTGCACactcatctctctctcactcgCTCCACTTAAGCCTGTTACATTTCTTAAAGGGCCATATGCACTcataacaataaactgatttttCTATGATGGAAGAGCCGCACACCGATGGTTTTAATTAATGGATTGAAGAGCCGCACACTGATAGGCAAAGAGCCGCATGCGGCTCGCGAGCCGCGGGTTGGCCACCCATGGCATAGATTGTTAAGTGCtagtgggacgtgcccaaaacacctccaacaggaggcgcccaggaggcagcCCGATGaaatgcccgaaccacctctactccgagctccctccggatgtccgagctccttaccctatctctaaggctgagcccagccaccccatggaggaaactaatttgggctgcttgtatccgcaatctcgttctttcggtcactacccagagctcatgaccataggttaGGGTttggacgtagatggaccagtaaattgaaagctttgcctaccttcagctccctcttccCCACGATAGTCCTGTGCAGGGCCTGCAGATCACTGCAGAGGCCGCACCAAACCACccatccatctcacactccattctaccctcacttgtgaacaagaccccgagatatttgaactcccttgcttgaggcagtaattctCTACCAACTTGGAGGGGGCAGTCCAcctgtttccagcagagaaccatggcctcagatttggaggtgctaaCTCTCATCCCGACtacttcacactcagctgcaaattACCCCAGTGTATGCTGGAGGTCACgttgtgatgaagccaacagaaccacataatctgcaaaaagcagagacacaATTCTGAGGTTCCCAAATGAGAcccttcctcctccctgctgcgcctcgagatcctgtccatgaataccACAAACAGGATCGGTGACAAGGAACAACCctggcggaggccaacacccaccaaGAACGTGTTTGACTTTACACCGAGTATGTGGATGCGGCTCTCAGTTTGGTCATATAGGGACTGGATGGCTGGTAGCAGCGACCCAGGTACCCCATAATCCTACATTCATTGGAAAGCCAGTTGTAAAAAATGATACCAATGATTATTTCAAGTCTTTgtactcaaaaacaaacaaacaaacaaaaaacagttgcagagacaaagatgaaaaaattttgtttgatatttgaATTAAGACAAAGAACAGTCAGTCAAGGCTAACGCTAACATAGCTAGTGAGCTAATGCTCAGCCGATTTTGGTTTTAGCTGATGATTTTCATCAAGGCAACAAAGCATGACTTCATGTTTGTACATAAACAGAACAACACAgaacacattttcaaaaatacttGTGGTGATCCAAGTTAAAAGAAATCTCTCAGGTTATCGCACAGAGCCGTCTCCCCTCAGGTCCTGACACCCCTCAGCCAAGCGCAAGCAGCTGTGGTGGGTTCGAGTGTAAAAGAGATTAGGGAAATTAAATTAAGTGCAGCAAAAGTGCCATTCCTCTGGGATGGAGCAGGCTAATGAAGCGGGAGGCAGCTCTCTGGCTGgagctttaattttgtcaagCCTGGTTCAGTCCGCAGTCCTGCTCCAAACAGATTGGATTAAAAGATCCCATGGATGTGAGTCATGTTCTGTTCGGATGAGAACAAACAGTTTCTACATCAACCAGTGGCCGTGACGAATGGATTAAAGAAAAGTGTTTATCACTTGCACAATGATGGATGAGTCTGAACTGTGTTCTTTCTCTTCTGCCTCATGAACGAAAATGAGCTGCAGCTCAGGCCAAAGCCTCAAACCAGATTCAGTCCTTTGATCTGAGTATTTTAAAGggatggtttgtttttttttccagtgtggCGTTATATAAGGTACTCATACATAGTGTAAACAGTAGATGTCAGCTGGCACGCCCCTAGTTTTGAGAAGCAGGTTGGAGTACTgataatattctaaatatagtgaacactgatattgatttttgaGGTGGCTAtagtacattttgctgctgcccccatcaacagcagtgcattgcttagcttttGTTCTATCCCtgcctgcctctccaaactggaggcgtGCCAGTTGCCATCTCCTGTAGgcaatacactgactatggataaagACCTCATgtaaccccacttcaaaaaatccaaactgtccTTTCAAGTAAAACATATGGCACTTTAGTTCCTGTTTCTATTTTGTTGATTGATAGAGGGTTGGGAGAAGCCATTGTTTGTGCCTCTTTAATGGAGGGTCTTCCTTTTCCTTCCTTCCAATATGAGAGGGGCTCCTAAAGCGGATGGACTCCATTCGTGGCCCAATCATTTTCTCTTTAACACACTTCCACAGTGACCTTCAGCTCTGCACTGACCAAGCCAAGGTCAATGGTCAGAGTTCAAGCTAGGTACACATTAGCATGCAGGTGGAGGCTCCCACAGTGCATTATGTTTTTAGGGACGTGTGACTGCTAATCTGAGTTGTGATAGGCCAAACGCACGTGCTTAGGACATGACCTCAACGTCCATTCAgcagtattgtgtgtgtgttcctcataatcagtgtgtgttctgttcagagGATAATGGCTGACATCTTCTCCTGAAGAGTGCATGACCTCAGGAGGGGTAATAATATTGATTAGGGGTTCAAAGTGCACAGGGAGCATGGTGTAATATGCATATGCATTGTTAAATTTCATGTCAGTAGAATACACTTTTAAATTAGATTGTGTGTTTTATGCTCATAGTACATTCACTGTGCATGCACAGAGAAATCAGACATGGACATGTTTTTATCCTGTCTTTGTTAGTAAGTACCTTCTAACGTCGTGACCCCAGGGTTTCATATTCCCTCTGCAAGTCTCCAAAGAGCCCTAACAGTGTGGTAAGTGGCATCTATTGATTTACTCGTCTTTATTGTTATATCGCTAATGAGAGGTTCCAGAGTGAGTTGTAAATCATAACGCTCTAATGCAGCATAATTGCTAATAGATATATAAATGCTTATTTCAGACctcataaacacattaaaaaaattcgTTATAGAGCTTGTTTCAGTTGAAAGTGTGACTCTCATCTCTCTAGCCTCTCTTACCAGGATATATCTGGACGTACAGTAGATCCAACCTGCATCTGATGCCATCAGGTTCCAGCTGCCCTCTATCATATGTTCTGATCATTCTCTGGTGTTGGCAAAATTTTGGTCTTACATTTCTGAAACGTTTTCATGCCCCTGCAGTGGTGATAGCAGTGGCTGGCGGTATTATGTTTTCAAGTTATCCGTCTGTACATCTCTTTGTCCCCctttcatgaatgcaatatctcctGAATGCCTTGAGAgactttcctcaaatttggcacaaacatccacttacaCTCAAAGCTGaactgattagagtttggtggtcaaaggtcaatgggcaaggtcactgtaaccttgcgtctgtgtcattctcatgaacaccatatctcaagaacaactgGAGGGAATTtccacaaatttggcacaaacatccacttggactcaaggattttggtggttaaaggtcactgtgacctcataaaaaatgtttttggccataattcaagAACCCATACGAATTTATACGAACAAGAATtcataattatgacaaaatttcacacaaaagaggataaaatgatgacgttgtgacattttatatccaaaaggtcaaaggccatctccactgtgacatcataatattctacaaaaacacttttctgattATTATTCACTGTCAGCATacttcaggaacagaagggaagacatttggtcagatactgatttggtgacactaatcttgggtgtcaaccttgaaactgtgctgcagTGCAAAGAAGCACCCATTGTTTAGAATtcatagcttctttgcagcaacatccatatttggtaaatggtaaatggacttgtatagtgcctttctagtcttctgaccactcaaagtacTTTTACACCACTGAGtctacacattcacacactggtggccgagctaccatacaaggtgccacttgTTGCTTGCTACTTGTACTTACTGCTACTCAGTAACTATTAACACGCTCTCACACACCGATGAAGCATAGCTGACTGTCAtagctacatatgagtctggacagacatggataaaCTGCAActacaacttgactggtttgcagaggcatgCAACCATGAGGCAGTATTCTAGTTTCATTTTATTAGGcctattattgtttttattgttttatggaCATCATTATTGTTCTTGTCCATTGTGTGCAGTGCATGTTTTTGCATCTGGAAAGCCACTACTAGTTTCTGAAATAATAATAGAACTGCAGCTGCAGTTTCCTCCACGCAGTGGTAACAGCTGACAATGATTTCGACATTGGCGTTTTGATACTGAAAATAGTTAATGTGTCTGTCTACCACATTGTTTTGTACCAAAATGAGTGGGTGGAGAGGACGGGCTGTGGTTTTGTTGGCATTAGCAACAAGGAGTGGATAAAAGCACATCaaattacaacaacaaaacacagtgCTCACAGTATGTTTTTACAGCTAATCCAAAATGGAATTAGCGTTTCGTGTTTGTGCTTCGTGAGTACcacaagtgatgattgagaaaattacacaacaacaaattaatGGACAGAACAAGGACAATGTGGGGTTGGGCAGATTTGGCTAAGAGCACACTACATTTACTGAGTCATCAGTTTCATATTCTGCCCTGAATACCAGATGTTACTATGTGGTGCTGCAAGAAACCACAGACCAGCATGATGTCGACTCATTGTTGTCTGTCTGGATGATCTCATTAGTTTtttatcaaaaacattttttttgtctcagtCAGCACAGAGAACCCAGTGTGCTTTGCACTGAGTAGTAAACAGTTTTCAATGGAAAATTAAGCAATAGCATGAGCCACAAACTGCTCTTCCATATAAAGACTGTATCATTACTCCTTGGAAAAGAACAAGACTTGACACAGTGCTGTGCTAATGAAATATGGCCATAGTGATCTGTGCATACTAGGAGACCTTCTGTGCATGTCTCACTGCAATACATGATCTGTACATGTGAGCTCTTGTTGAACTGTATGTCTCCCTTTAACAGCTCAAACCTCTGACCTACTTTGGGGCTGATTTCTAAGAAAATAGAACAGTGTGCCACAGAACTGTGCAGCTTAAAATGTGGGCTTGTTTGTCCAGGGGCAACTACTTTTTTAAAGAATTCTGACATGTGGCATGTGCACATGTTTTTGCAACGTGATCAAAGTCAAGACAGGGACAGAAACCCTATCTGCACCCCCACCTCCCAGCCTAGCCCATATGTGCTCTGTCTATACTGTAGAGCATGCAGGCAGTCTTACACGGTCTGTGGTTTCTACTATATCTGACTGTGTGTACTCTTAAAACACAGCTTTCTACCAACACTCGCATTACTCTGGATAAGTATCCTAGATGTTTGCATGCATATTTGTTATCTCTGAGAACTTTGGGAACTTTTAAGTTGAAGTTTTATGTGTTTGAGGGTTTAAAGACTGTGACAATTCTTGCATCATaaaggaaaatgtatttatagcCTGCTGGTTGTGACATTAACTCAAGAACTGCACAGCAAACATTTTTGTAGAGTGAATACATCTATGCAGTACAGTGTAACTACACAAAAGATATCTTAAAGCTGCTGGGTCTGTGCATTAGTCTCCGAGGAAAAGTCAGCATTTCCTGCGAGGGCTACAGCTGTACATTCCTCAGCCACGTGATGTCGGAGCATGAGTCAAGGTATGCAATCGAGCATTCAActgcaaatataaatatataggaGACTTGTTCAAACTCATATGTGAGTTGAGCATGAGCCAGggaaaaataatcacatttcACTTCACGAgatttcagtgttttattagaggacattttaaaaatatgcaCACTATACAGTTGCTTCTGAGAGCCTTTTACAACAAAGGTATAAGatattatgtatttaaaaaagagACGTCATCCCTTTGTGTGATGTTTTAACAACACCATCTGCTTCTGGAGTTTGTATACagtatttaaaatacattttttctgcCTTTACAGTCATAAAATGTCAAGTCAGAAGGTTAAAAGATCATTATTCTGTGAGGCTGTGACCTTTAAACTGTTAGATACATGAAATTTCATCACTGTTTTCCTTGAAACCAAGTCAGGTATTCCTCTTTCAAGCACTGAATACCTTCAAACATGTGTTAGAAGATTTCATTTCCCTTCACccagaataaaaaacattaacattttttttaaagtggagcACCTTATGTAGACTTATGAGGCTCCCACCAGCAGGGACGTTTGGTCTAGGGGTTTGATCCCTCCACGGTCATGGAAAATGTTCAGAAGCGCCGCCTCAATAGAGAAGAGGTGCTCGTCCTCTACCTCGGGACAACACAGCCTCATGAACTCTGCCAGGCGGACCAGGTATTCAATATTGTGACCCGTGTTCCCTCTACAGATGGCAATCTGGGCGGCGATCTCTTTGTCCGAGGCTGGGCCGAGATAGGTGGGGTTATCGGAAGTGGCTATGTAGACGAGGGCCAACATGGCACCCTGACCCTTCTCCTTAGGGATGAACTCCACCATCTCTGTTGTGTAACCCCCCAACACAACCTCCCTCATGTTGAGGTACTGAAGGGATTCCTCGATCTGGGAGTCACTCACTTCATAGGCCACTCCCCACGTGCAAGCCTGCAGAGaaaacaagaggaggaggaatggtAATGGTGGAACAAACACAGTGTGTGATGACCTGATTTGACACCTAGGAGGAGTTTGATCCTGAGTTAGTGAACATTCACAGCTTGGAAAGTACCAAGGGACACAAACCCCTGATATTCACATATGCTCTAAATGTCATCATAACCATAAAGACAGTTAAAAAAAGCCATTATTAATACTACCAGTTCTATATTAAGCTGCACTGTAGTTGTGTGTGGTTTGGCGGTAAGTGGTGTTGCCACACCCAAGCAGAACATGGCTCACAGGGTGTATTCaactaacattaacattaacattaacagcTTTACTTCTTTATATTTGATAGAAAACCCATGTGACGTCTGAGTTAAGTGTTAATCGTTGCTAAGGGGTCCCCCTAGCAGATTTGCTCCCTGTCAACGTTGACTCCATGGCTACGCCCTTGCTTGATATAAGTGTTTATAAGGTCCTTTGAGGAAAGGTTAAGGTCCACAGCATCACTGGGTGTCATATACAACCATATGAATACTGTATACACCATAAGGTGGGCTCTTTCTGTGGGTGTTGTTGAAAATTGCACAAACTTGTTCCTAGGAAGTGTTGCTCAAGTTCACTAATAGTGACTGGGTTAAAATTACATTTCCcactgctgctttttttctgtcatagaAGAGTAATGCTAGGAGTGTAGAGAGCAGATTCACTATTACACGCTGCATAGAGGATCAAAATAGACTGGGAGCTTCCCGATGAAGGGCACTTACCTCCTGATCCTCCACAAGTGTGGCCACTCTGCCTGGCTGTGGGAGCAAGGACATAGACAATGAGGACATGACTACTCAGCACAACATAAACAGAGCAATTAATTGATAAATAATTACAACTATCAGAAAATATCTGAATTAATCAGAGAAATACAatgtaataataaatgaatgtgtcagAGGACATCTCACCCTTTCCTTGTCTCCTCTATAAAAATCATCTCCATGCCAGAAGCGCCTCTTGTATCCTCTGATGAAGCCAACTTTGCTCCTCTTGTATGCAAAGTCAGGCTTCCACACCAAGGAGCCATATCCAAATATCCACAGGTGGTTTCTTTCTCTGATAATGTCCTGAGGTTTCATTGCGATCGCTAggctgtgtttaaaaaacaaggCAAGTGTGTTGGTGTGCCTGTCAAAAAGTGGCTACTCTCAGATCCGtcctttgctgtgtctgtcctGTTATACATTCCAATGCGTCCCAGAGTCGCTAATATATACAGCTGAGAGCGAAAGTAATCGCCCAGAAATGCAGTCATACAGAAAGCGCCGAGTTTATGACcatgtcatcaaaaaaaaacacaccgtCCGTTTCTCCTCTGTATCCCACTGATGTACAACaacacgtgtgtttgttgttcaggACACATCAGAGCGAGAGGGTGTCGACCAATGGGATCACAGGAGGGGCGGGCTCAGATGACAGATAAACCAATCAGGAGGAGTTAGAACACTGACATGAATTAAAAACAGCAGGGTCCAGGAAACTCctgtcaaaaaaaatgtatgaatgcATTGAATGTGGCTTCACtacatttctctttctttccttcttgaTTTATTTCTGTCACAAAACTGTCCCTTCACACGCACAGGTCATATGACAGCAGAGCCATTACAGTCTACAGTCTATTTTTGATTCATTAATAATTATAGTTGTCACTTCAGTTTTGATTTTACTCAGTTTACTGGCTGTGTTTGTCCCTTTCAGTTCTGTTATGATTGTTTTCAAGTGTTCACTTTCACtgttagtgttttgtttgtccaatAATCTTGTAACTTGGAAGAGTTAGCGAGATTAAATTAGCTCAGAATAAGAATTACAATACAAACACTTTGACTCACAGTCACGTACATGCCGGTCTCAACAGATATATGCACTAAAGCCTCTTTATGCTTGTTGTGTTGACAAATTTGACAAATACTAAAGACATGTTCtgtatatttctattttatttttggttatttttgtgAATACACAAtatcatttcagtttttttccaaagactattgttttgttttttttttatttcagttaaacaaaaaaaatacacctaGTCTGggttttttaatttagtttagtttaatttaatttaatctagtttagtttagtttactaGAATAACCTTGCATGACAGTAAtttgaatttttctttttttcatatagGACTGTATTGTTCCTACCGTTTTCCTCCACCATTCTCTTTTCATTAAATGGGGAAACACCTCTCATACCCTTGAGTGTCAAACTGTCAGAAATAGTTCAGCAGGTAATCACATTACCTATAAATAACTGGGACTGTTATATCTGTGCTCTCTTAAGCTCATTACGTGTCTGTGTTCTGCACAGGTCTGTCTAGCACACTATTGTGCCAGGGGCACATGCTGATCCCTTATGACTGACTGCTTGATAACATTTCCTGTAGCTGCCCCTCAGTTACTATAAATGATATTTGATGAGCTAAGTTGAAACAGAAACTCTTTTCTTCCAGCTCCACATAAAGCtcactgcccccaagtggtgCTGAAAGACACTGCTCCACTGTAGAGACTGCAGGAGTTCAGGTGAAgaaaatgcaacattttcaaagtaaaagtgtcaTTTGCTGGTTTGTTGTGGTCCTCTGCCTCGTGGGGGGCCTGTCAGCGGCTGTTTGCTGTGCTCAGTAGTGAAAGGGCATGTGCAGACTTTTATCAGTGACACAAGCGCAAAAACATGCTGAGTTTTGTTATGTTCCTCACACCCTACTCCCCCTCCCACTTTCACCTCACAGCCAGAAGAGAGAGCTTATTATCAGAGATCATATCTAGCAGAGGTGGGGACTCGAGCCACATGGCTTGTACTTGGttcagacttgagtcacaaatgtACTGACTTTGGAATTGCacttgcaaaataaaaaatacttgcaGCTTGTCTTGGACTCTAACACccaatacttgataccttccccccaaagattaaaatgtatgttatttaaaaagtgtggcACCAGTCAATCCATTTAtgttcatttcctgaatcaaatAACGGTAACACTACTCATTTCTACACACTTAATTACCTGGGTCCACTTTGTCTGAACCAATCCGCCATCATCCATTCAAGCTGCAAGAGAGAACAATGAAGAACTAAcaataccaaagataattttgtttgtgtaccaaaattaaaagtaacagtagtcaatgaaaaaaatagtttgAGTCACTGGATGTAGTCTGTGGCTAAAAGTCTACCACTGGGCGCTGATTTCAACCTGCattggactgcacttgtatagcgcctttctagtcttccgaccccTCAAATGcgttttacactacaagtcacattcacccattcacacacacactttcatacactagtggccgaggctaccatacaaggtgccacctgctactcagtttttaacacattcacacaccaatggaacagccatcgggatcAATTTGGGGTTCAccatcttgctcaaggatacttcgacacgCAAACTGGGGGAGCATGGGATCGAATCGtcgatcttccgattagtggatgacctgctctgcCTCCTGAGACACAATTGCCTACTTCTGCGTGCTACTGTTTCCAAATGCAATTTGCTACAGGAAACAACATTGTGCAACAAGGCCTGCCTGCTTTGTTCTTTTGGTGAATTCTTTTAAAGATCTGCAACGAATAAAAGAACTTGGAAAAGCCAAGGATCTGTCTCGAAGGACTCTTGTGTCCGATGTTGATCTGTTTTGTGATGTGgcctctgggtactccggcttcctcccacagtccaaagacatgcaggttaattggtgactctaaattgcccataggtgtgaatgtgagcgtgagtggttgcctgtctctatgtgtcagccctgtgatagtatGACGAtctgtccaaggtgtaccctgcctcttgcccaatgtcaggacccctaacaggataagctgttacaaataaatgaatgaactatCTTGCAAGAGCACCATTGCTGCATCCTGGCCTTAGTGCCGCCTAAGATGATTGTGGTTGGTTcacagaaacataaacaaaccagagcttttttttcccatagcagaaaaataatcagtgaTTCTGGACCTTTCTCTAGCGCTGACACAGATCTAGTTACGCAAGATTAATAAAAAACAAGCATGGGGGTTGAAAATAACAGATGTGGacgcaacaacttccaacaaacaacacattttaaaaagtattcatgatatttgtatgtttaatata
This Epinephelus lanceolatus isolate andai-2023 chromosome 15, ASM4190304v1, whole genome shotgun sequence DNA region includes the following protein-coding sequences:
- the LOC117266898 gene encoding glutathione-specific gamma-glutamylcyclotransferase 1-like, with protein sequence MKPQDIIRERNHLWIFGYGSLVWKPDFAYKRSKVGFIRGYKRRFWHGDDFYRGDKERPGRVATLVEDQEACTWGVAYEVSDSQIEESLQYLNMREVVLGGYTTEMVEFIPKEKGQGAMLALVYIATSDNPTYLGPASDKEIAAQIAICRGNTGHNIEYLVRLAEFMRLCCPEVEDEHLFSIEAALLNIFHDRGGIKPLDQTSLLVGAS